A window from Solea senegalensis isolate Sse05_10M linkage group LG15, IFAPA_SoseM_1, whole genome shotgun sequence encodes these proteins:
- the LOC122781897 gene encoding probable vesicular acetylcholine transporter-A — MEPDETKEGKGSNLAQSAASKLSQMSERTKQIGNVIQDPERQKRIILVIVCIVLLLDNMLYMVIVPIIPDYLEGLQKAADRAQEVSVHTNSSNSTHTVTKGNFDLQIGVLFASKAIVQLMVNPLSGTFIDRVGYDIPLVIGLSVMFLSTLTFAFADNYASLFLARSMQGLGSAFADTSGIALIADRYTEEKERSKALGIALAFISFGTLAAPPFGGILYEFAGRRVPFLILACVCLADGVMCLTVLKPFSKRERENMPVGTPIYKLMLDPYIAVVAGALIVCNIPLAFLEPTIANWMEANMHSSQWEIGMTWFPSFFPHVLGVYLTVKLAAKYPHLQWFYGAIGMVFIGASSCTVPACKTFGQLMIPLCGICFGIAFVDTALLPTLGFLVDVRHVSVYGSVYAIADISYCVAYALGPVVAGQIVHNLGFVQLNLGMGLANVLYAPALLLLKNVTKMKPSFSERNMLLEDGPTGLYDTIKMEQREKKKKGLCTTIDENGVDTFAQRSYSEEESSGGEYA; from the coding sequence ATGGAGCCGGATGAGACCAAAGAGGGAAAAGGCTCTAATTTGGCACAATCTGCCGCCTCTAAACTGTCCCAGATGAGTGAAAGAACTAAACAAATAGGCAATGTAATCCAAGACCCGGAGCGGCAGAAGCGGATTATTCTAGTCATAGTCTGTATAGTACTTTTGCTAGACAATATGCTTTACATGGTGATTGTGCCAATTATACCAGATTACCTCGAAGGGCTCCAGAAAGCAGCAGATCGAGCCCAAGAGGTTTCAGTGCACACCAACTCCTCTAATAGCACCCACACAGTCACCAAGGGCAACTTCGACCTGCAGATTGGTGTACTTTTTGCCTCCAAAGCCATCGTGCAGCTAATGGTGAACCCGCTGAGTGGCACGTTTATAGACAGGGTCGGCTATGACATCCCGCTCGTCATCGGGCTCAGCGTCATGTTCCTCTCAACTCTCACTTTTGCCTTCGCTGACAACTACGCGTCTCTGTTCCTGGCGCGCAGCATGCAGGGCCTCGGCTCGGCTTTTGCCGACACGTCTGGGATCGCGCTGATCGCGGACAGGTACacggaggagaaggagaggagcaAAGCGCTGGGCATCGCCTTGGCGTTCATCTCCTTTGGAACTCTTGCGGCGCCCCCCTTCGGAGGAATTCTCTACGAGTTCGCAGGGAGGCGCGTGCCCTTTCTGATCCTGGCCTGCGTGTGTCTCGCAGACGGCGTgatgtgtctgactgtgttgaAACCCTTCtcaaagcgagagagagagaacatgccAGTGGGCACCCCCATTTATAAACTGATGCTTGATCCTTACATAGCTGTAGTTGCTGGTGCTCTCATTGTTTGCAACATCCCTCTCGCCTTCCTCGAGCCCACTATCGCCAACTGGATGGAGGCAAACATGCACTCCAGCCAGTGGGAGATTGGCATGACATGGTTCCCTTCATTCTTCCCTCATGTCTTAGgtgtttatctcactgttaaattAGCAGCCAAGTACCCGCACCTGCAGTGGTTTTACGGCGCCATAGGTATGGTGTTCATAGGCGCGAGCTCGTGCACGGTGCCCGCCTGTAAAACCTTTGGACAGCTCATGATCCCGCTGTGCGGAATCTGCTTTGGCATCGCCTTCGTGGACACTGCGCTTCTGCCCACGCTGGGTTTCCTGGTGGATGTGCGACACGTGTCCGTGTACGGCAGCGTGTACGCCATCGCAGACATCTCGTACTGCGTGGCCTACGCGCTGGGGCCCGTGGTGGCTGGACAGATAGTCCACAACCTGGGCTTCGTTCAGCTCAACCTGGGCATGGGCCTCGCCAATGTACTTTACGCACCGGCGCTGCTTCTGCTGAAGAACGTGACGAAGATGAAGCCTTCGTTCTCCGAGCGGAACATGCTCCTGGAGGATGGACCAACGGGACTCTATGACACCATTAAGATGGAGcaaagggagaagaagaagaagggttTGTGCACGACCATCGACGAGAACGGCGTTGATACGTTTGCGCAGCGGTCGTATTCAGAAGAGGAATCCTCAGGGGGAGAGTATGCGTAA